The Rhizobium sp. BG4 genomic sequence CGCGGTCGCAGCCGGCGGTTCGGGCTATACGGTCGATGCCTCTCACAAGCTCGGCATTCCCAGCATCCTGCCGGAGGTCAGCGGCAACGGTCTCTGGGGCGAGGCGACGGTGACGCAGATGACCGACGGTATCCGCCGGGTGATGCAGCATATCGGCATGCTCCCGGGCACGGCGCAGGTAACCAAGCTTGACGTCGTGACCATGTGGGTACCAACCGCATCCGCCAAAGGTCTCTGGTATCCGGCAAAGGATCTCGGCGACCGCGTGATCGCAGGTGAGGTGCTTGGCGAGATCAGGGACGTCTTCGGCGGAACGCTGGCCACCATCCGCTCGGAAAAAGCAGGCTTCATTCTCTACCGGCTGACCAGTCTGTCGGTGAACGAGAAGGAAGCGCTGCTTGGCGTCGGGACACCGGTCTGACACCCGCATATCACGGAACCGTCACGCGAGATTAAATTTTCGTCATATATCGCGATATATCTTGATTGCCGATATATCGGGACGATAGGTTCCGCCGCATGACCGGCCGAGACCTGCATTTTTCCGATGATGCCCGCCCTGAAGACGAGCGGGACGATCACCCCGGGCGCCATCCGCGTGGCGGGCGCGGGCGGCGGCTGTTCGATTATGGGGATCTGCGTCTTCTCATCCTGGCGATGATCGTCGAGCGTCCGGCGCACGGCTATGAACTGATCAAGGCGATCGAGGAGCGTCTCGGCGGCAGCTATTCGCCGAGCCCCGGCGTCATCTATCCAACGCTCTCCTGGCTCGACGATATGGGCTACGCCTCCATCACGCTCGAAGACGGCGGCCGCAAGCTCTACCGGCCGACGGCGGAAGGGCGGCTCTTCGTCGATGCGAATAGAAAGCAGATCGACGATATCCTGGCGCGCGCTGTCATCGCCGGTGAGCGTGGTCCGCCGCGCGATGCGCCCGATGAGGTGGTGCGCGGCATGCAAAACATCAAAATGGCCTTGCGGATGAAATTGCGGCAAGGCGCCGTCACTAAAGAGACGATCAGCGCTGTCGCCGAGGCTCTCGATGAGGCAGCCCGCAAGATCGAGCAGAGCTGAGAGCTTGCCGTGCCGCCTGCGCTTTGACGAGCTGCGGCGGGGTGCGGACGAAACCGATTTCGCGGTCCGCCGTTATAGCGGCGGCCGCCATTGCAAATCACGAACTGCCTGCATTGCCTCCCAAGCGATCGCCAGGCGACACAGGAGCCTTGAATGCCTATCGCCAAGACCAGATGGCTTGCGAACCTTGGTTATGCCACCGCGCTCACGCTTGCGCTCGCATCCTGCAACGAGCAGGCGCCGCAGCAGCAGAAAGCCGCGGCCGATGCCAAGCCGCAGGTGAGCGCCGTGACGCTGCGTCCGCAATCGGTGACGATCACCGCCGAAGTGCCGGGCCGCACCGCTGCATCGCTGATCGCCGAGGTCCGCCCCCAGGTCGGCGGCATCATCCGCGCCCGTAATTTCAAGGAGGGCAGCGAGGTCAATGCCGGTGACGTTCTCTACGAAATCGAGCCGAGCCCCTACCAGGCTGCCTTTGACAGCTCGGTTGCCACGCTTCAGAAGGCTGAAGGTGCGGTTCCGAGCGCCCAAGCGAAGGTCGATCGCTACCAGGGCCTGACCTCTCAGGCCGCGGTCAGCAAGCAGGATCTCGACGACGCCCGCTCGACGCTGGCGCAGGCTCTCGCCGATGTCGCCTCGGCGCGCGCTGCCCTCGAGACCGCGCGCATCAACCTCGGCTATACGAAGATCCGCGCGCCGATCGGTGGCCGCATCGACGCATCGGCTGTCACGGTCGGCGCGCTCGTCACCGCCGAGCAGACGACGGCGCTCGCGACCATCAACCAGCTCGACCCGATCAATGTCGACGTCACGCAATCGAGCACCAATCTTCTCGCCCTGCGCAAGTCGATCGCGGATGGACGGATCAAGACGACGGGCGACAATGTCTCTGTCAACGTCAAGCTCGAGGACGGCTCGAAATACGACAAGCCCGGCAAGTTCGAATTCCTCGAATCCTCCGTCTCGCAGACGCTGGGAACCGTGACGGCGCGCGCGACCTTCCCCAATCCCGACCGGCTGCTGCTGCCCGGCATGTATGTGCGCGCGACGATCGAAGAGGGCGTGGCGCCCAACAGCTTCCTCGTGCCGCAGCGTGCAGTCACCCGCGACACCAAGGGCGATCCGACGGCAATGTTCGTTTCCACGGACGGCAAGGTGCAGCGGCGGACGCTCAGCGTTCAGCGCAGCATCGGCAACAGCTGGCTGGTGGCCGGCGGCATCAATGATGGCGACCGCGTCATCGTCGAGGGCATCCAGCGCGTCAGGGACGGCCAGGATGTCAAGGTCGACGACGTGACGCTCGACGACGCGACCGGCGAGATCAAGCAGGCCGATGCGGCCGAGGCTGCCCCGGTCAAGGAAGCGGCGAACACGCCCGTAACGAAGTGAGGTAAGCCCGTGTCCCGGTTCTTTATTGCCAGGCCGGTCTTTGCCTGGGTCATCGCCATCGTCATCATGCTTGCCGGCATCCTGTCGATCACGACACTGTCGATCTCGCAATATCCGCAGATCGCGCCGACCACCGTGCGCATCTCCGGCACCTATCCGGGTGCCGACGCCGAGACGGTCGAAAACTCCGTCACCAAGGTCATCGAGCAGGGCATGACCGGGATCGACAATCTCGACTACATGACCTCGAC encodes the following:
- a CDS encoding efflux RND transporter periplasmic adaptor subunit translates to MPIAKTRWLANLGYATALTLALASCNEQAPQQQKAAADAKPQVSAVTLRPQSVTITAEVPGRTAASLIAEVRPQVGGIIRARNFKEGSEVNAGDVLYEIEPSPYQAAFDSSVATLQKAEGAVPSAQAKVDRYQGLTSQAAVSKQDLDDARSTLAQALADVASARAALETARINLGYTKIRAPIGGRIDASAVTVGALVTAEQTTALATINQLDPINVDVTQSSTNLLALRKSIADGRIKTTGDNVSVNVKLEDGSKYDKPGKFEFLESSVSQTLGTVTARATFPNPDRLLLPGMYVRATIEEGVAPNSFLVPQRAVTRDTKGDPTAMFVSTDGKVQRRTLSVQRSIGNSWLVAGGINDGDRVIVEGIQRVRDGQDVKVDDVTLDDATGEIKQADAAEAAPVKEAANTPVTK
- a CDS encoding PadR family transcriptional regulator; protein product: MTGRDLHFSDDARPEDERDDHPGRHPRGGRGRRLFDYGDLRLLILAMIVERPAHGYELIKAIEERLGGSYSPSPGVIYPTLSWLDDMGYASITLEDGGRKLYRPTAEGRLFVDANRKQIDDILARAVIAGERGPPRDAPDEVVRGMQNIKMALRMKLRQGAVTKETISAVAEALDEAARKIEQS